The DNA region TTTCTCTGCATTGCTGTTCACTGAGCGTATAGCTACACAGTGTCTCAAAGTGCTGTACTTCTAGAAAATTGGCAAAGAGATTTTTCCAGGCGCGAGGCAATACTCTATTCTGATAGAATTTATTTCTGTTGATTTCCTCCCATTTCTCTTCGGTATATTCCAGATAACTAAACGCGTGATAGCCTGATATGTTACTAAAAGACCTGTGATCTCGGGTTACAATTTTCTGAAAAGAAAATCCTCCAGGCCGGAGAACTCGACGAATCTCTGAAATACATTTCTCTGGATCCCGTACATGCTCGAGCACGGCGAACGAAATAACAACATCAACACTTTCATCTTCAAGGGGAATGGAGCTTAGTCGGTGAGGGAAAAAAAACGGCACTTTTGAAGCATCAAGCAACACAGTGGAACCGTTTTGTATAAATAACTCATGAAATCGTTGTGCGAGATTGTCTTTTTCTACATCTGCCCCTTCCTGAGAAATGAACTCGTCAAAAAACGAAACATATCGTTGATATGAATCCGAGACGTCCGGGTATTGCATGCCGAAGCTGTTCGCATCGACAGATACAACCGAATGTCCCATAGAATAGAGGCAGCACTCAAGGCCAAGAAAACCACCGGGACCAATGTGTAAAATTGTATTATTCGGTTTTGTTATCGCATGTTCGGCATCATATCTCAAAAACAGGTTCAGGTTTCTCAATGAGCTAGCTGGATACTTGCCTGCGGTGATGAAGTCCTGCCCTCTGGAGTATCCCATTGATTCCAGCTGGAGAGAGACGGCATCCTTTCCCGATATTGTCGTTATAATAATAAAAATATTATGCAGCTCACGCAACGTGCTGGGTGGTATGATGGGTTTTTCGAAAAGTTTTTTCCCCCACATCGTAGGATCATTGTCCGTCACGGCTTCTACATAAAAAGGGGTTTCAGAACTTTTATTTGCAGTGAGGAAATCAACACTTCCTTGCCCGGCACCAAACAGAATAACTTTTTTATCGGTGCTTAACGATTGCAGCATGCCGACATCAAGCCACTTGTAGGCATCTCCTGATGGTGTCAGAGTTTCACTCAAAATACGCCTCCGCTGGTATCAACATGGTACAGAAAGACTGCATGGGCTTGAAAAAAGAACAAGAGATACCCAGTCCCTATTATACTCTTACGCCAACTCTTCGTAAAACGTCGCCAAATCGGTAGTCAGTCTTTTTTCAGTCCAGACCGTTTCCATAAAATGACGTGACGCTGCACCGCGCTGTTCTCGTTCGTCATCATCAAGCGCGAGATGACGCAACGCGGTTTCCAGTTCGTCGGCATGACGAGCAATCACCCATGGCAAATCATCGCACCCGAAATATTCACGGATGCGGGCAATCGTATGATCACTGAGGCCGGCAATGGTGGGCAGTCCTTGGGAAAGTGCTTCCAAAGAAGCCATGCCGTAATATCCTTGCATGTGGTCAAAGGCGATATCACACGATTGTTTACGTGCTAAACAGTCGTTGTGTGTGGCGTTGTCGATCATATCCAATTCAAAATGCGGCAA from Desulfovibrio inopinatus DSM 10711 includes:
- a CDS encoding class I SAM-dependent methyltransferase, whose protein sequence is MSETLTPSGDAYKWLDVGMLQSLSTDKKVILFGAGQGSVDFLTANKSSETPFYVEAVTDNDPTMWGKKLFEKPIIPPSTLRELHNIFIIITTISGKDAVSLQLESMGYSRGQDFITAGKYPASSLRNLNLFLRYDAEHAITKPNNTILHIGPGGFLGLECCLYSMGHSVVSVDANSFGMQYPDVSDSYQRYVSFFDEFISQEGADVEKDNLAQRFHELFIQNGSTVLLDASKVPFFFPHRLSSIPLEDESVDVVISFAVLEHVRDPEKCISEIRRVLRPGGFSFQKIVTRDHRSFSNISGYHAFSYLEYTEEKWEEINRNKFYQNRVLPRAWKNLFANFLEVQHFETLCSYTLSEQQCREIQKFDKNVFLSDLKECDCILLARKQS